A section of the Metabacillus endolithicus genome encodes:
- a CDS encoding carbon-nitrogen hydrolase family protein, whose product MNLRVSAVQYHLHTIHSFEEFESQVKHYVKTAEEFGSDFILFPEFFTTQLLSIGDEQGHALPIYRLPDFTEKYRSLFIELAMSTGMHIIGGTHVIEKEGKLYNVAHLFYPDGRVAEQAKLHITPTEVEEWNMSAGDSLQVFVTEKGTIAMLTCYDIEFPEIVRMAKAKGADVIFCPSCTDDRHGFHRVRYTSHARAIENQVYVVTTGTVGSLQTVDFMRGNFGQAAVITPNDVPFPPKGIMVEGEINQDMIVTADLNLELLYKVRLTGSVTTWRDRRTDLYPDWEPEKVTY is encoded by the coding sequence ATGAACTTAAGAGTATCTGCGGTACAATATCACCTTCACACGATTCATTCGTTTGAGGAGTTTGAAAGCCAAGTCAAACACTATGTTAAAACAGCTGAAGAATTTGGTTCAGATTTTATTTTGTTTCCTGAGTTTTTTACCACACAATTATTATCCATTGGGGATGAACAAGGTCATGCATTACCTATTTATCGTTTACCCGATTTTACTGAAAAATATAGATCTTTGTTTATTGAACTTGCCATGAGTACAGGAATGCATATTATTGGTGGAACTCATGTCATAGAAAAAGAAGGCAAGTTATATAATGTGGCACATCTATTTTATCCTGATGGTCGAGTAGCTGAACAAGCAAAGCTTCATATTACACCTACCGAAGTAGAAGAGTGGAATATGAGTGCAGGTGATAGTCTGCAAGTATTTGTAACAGAAAAAGGTACAATAGCTATGCTAACTTGCTATGATATTGAGTTTCCCGAAATTGTTCGAATGGCAAAGGCAAAGGGGGCAGATGTAATCTTTTGTCCTTCTTGTACAGATGATCGTCATGGTTTCCATCGTGTTCGCTACACAAGCCATGCTAGAGCGATTGAAAATCAAGTATACGTTGTCACTACCGGTACAGTTGGATCTCTTCAAACAGTTGATTTTATGAGAGGAAACTTCGGGCAAGCGGCTGTTATTACTCCGAATGATGTTCCTTTCCCGCCAAAAGGAATTATGGTTGAAGGTGAAATAAATCAAGATATGATTGTAACAGCAGATTTGAATTTAGAGCTTCTGTATAAAGTACGCCTCACAGGCTCTGTTACTACATGGAGAGATCGTCGTACGGATCTTTATCCTGATTGGGAACCAGAAAAAGTAACGTATTAA
- a CDS encoding GNAT family N-acetyltransferase — protein MEYNRITNSKDPLFAQMHQLMQEIFPPEEVLEFNLWKEPLEDPGIRVFVAVHEGKVVGATEYRYYEDFNVAMTDFTIIGQAGLGVGPFLANKRSHDLQQLANENGQKLSGMFAEIYDPYRVEDFEFGGVKPMDPYVRREVLAHLGYKRIDFPYVHPSWNNDGEAVTGLDLCFLPMGENNTTIQSDLVVAFLKRYYTVLPNKPEAWLKMIEELESKEQLALKNI, from the coding sequence ATGGAGTATAACCGTATAACAAATAGTAAAGATCCACTTTTTGCACAAATGCATCAACTCATGCAGGAAATTTTCCCTCCCGAAGAAGTGTTGGAATTCAACCTTTGGAAAGAGCCTTTAGAAGATCCTGGTATTCGTGTATTTGTTGCTGTTCACGAAGGCAAAGTTGTCGGAGCAACAGAGTATCGTTATTATGAAGACTTTAATGTTGCAATGACTGATTTTACTATTATTGGTCAAGCCGGCCTTGGAGTTGGACCTTTCTTAGCAAACAAGCGATCTCATGATCTGCAGCAACTAGCTAATGAAAATGGACAAAAGCTATCAGGTATGTTTGCGGAAATCTATGATCCTTATCGTGTTGAAGATTTTGAATTTGGCGGTGTAAAACCGATGGATCCGTATGTACGTCGAGAAGTGTTAGCTCACCTTGGTTATAAACGAATTGATTTTCCTTATGTTCATCCTTCATGGAATAATGATGGTGAGGCTGTCACAGGTCTGGATCTTTGCTTCTTACCAATGGGAGAAAACAACACAACCATTCAATCGGATTTAGTTGTAGCATTCTTGAAGAGGTATTATACTGTACTACCTAACAAGCCTGAAGCGTGGCTTAAGATGATCGAAGAACTTGAGTCTAAGGAGCAATTAGCTTTAAAAAATATTTAA